In Halococcus saccharolyticus DSM 5350, the following are encoded in one genomic region:
- a CDS encoding acyl-CoA dehydrogenase family protein: protein MELLDESIVPEHAREVKAEARAFADEHIAPNAEEYFRTGEYPWEILEAGQDAGLVAQDIDEELGGRGLGLEAMLAIAEEFYRADAGIALTLQLASFGAEIVEKYGNDDQHEEYLRPVAECDQITGLAVSEPQTGSDLAGMTTSAEKDGDEWVLNGEKYWVGNAVEAEWLTVYVKTGDADDRYSNYSMFIVPTDAPGYDAEHIPEKMGFRASKQGHIEFDDCRIPEANLVGNEGTGFYMLADFFNHGRVVVGGHGLGLAAAAIEEAWDFVHDRAAFGRDVSEFQAVQHDLSDMLIEFERARALNWRAAGKVADQDNAGYWAALAKANSTEAAVECAERGMQLHGGRSVLSENRIARVYRDCRIPVIYEGANAIQRNLIYRQR, encoded by the coding sequence ATGGAGCTACTCGACGAGTCGATCGTCCCCGAGCACGCCCGCGAGGTCAAAGCCGAAGCCCGCGCGTTCGCCGACGAGCATATCGCGCCCAACGCCGAGGAGTACTTCCGAACCGGCGAGTACCCGTGGGAGATCCTCGAAGCCGGCCAGGACGCCGGTCTCGTTGCCCAAGACATCGATGAGGAGCTCGGCGGACGCGGTCTCGGATTGGAGGCAATGCTCGCGATCGCCGAGGAGTTCTACCGCGCGGATGCCGGGATCGCACTCACCCTCCAGCTCGCGAGTTTCGGAGCCGAGATCGTCGAGAAGTACGGCAACGACGACCAGCACGAGGAGTACCTCCGGCCCGTGGCGGAGTGCGATCAGATTACTGGCCTCGCGGTTTCGGAACCCCAGACCGGCAGCGACCTCGCCGGGATGACCACGAGTGCCGAGAAGGACGGCGACGAATGGGTGCTGAACGGCGAGAAGTACTGGGTCGGTAACGCGGTCGAGGCCGAGTGGCTCACCGTCTACGTCAAAACAGGGGATGCCGACGATCGCTACTCGAACTACTCGATGTTCATCGTGCCGACCGACGCGCCCGGCTACGACGCCGAACACATCCCCGAGAAGATGGGCTTTCGCGCCTCCAAGCAGGGCCACATCGAGTTCGACGATTGCCGGATCCCCGAGGCAAACCTCGTCGGCAACGAAGGCACCGGCTTCTACATGCTCGCGGACTTCTTCAACCACGGCCGGGTCGTCGTCGGCGGCCACGGGCTGGGTCTCGCTGCGGCGGCCATCGAGGAGGCGTGGGACTTCGTCCACGACCGCGCGGCGTTCGGCCGGGACGTGAGCGAGTTCCAGGCCGTCCAGCATGACCTCTCGGACATGCTCATCGAGTTCGAGCGCGCCCGCGCGCTCAACTGGCGCGCCGCCGGGAAGGTCGCCGACCAGGACAACGCGGGCTACTGGGCCGCACTCGCCAAGGCGAACTCCACCGAGGCCGCCGTCGAGTGCGCAGAACGCGGGATGCAGCTCCACGGCGGTCGGTCGGTGCTGTCCGAAAACCGGATCGCCCGTGTCTATCGCGATTGCCGGATTCCGGTGATCTACGAGGGCGCGAACGCGATCCAGCGCAACCTGATCTACCGCCAGCGCTGA
- a CDS encoding long-chain fatty acid--CoA ligase, which yields MPRGTPQTLRPFRWRAERMYPDTEIVSRTADGIERYDYSEYGDRVARLANALDTAGIGDEARVGTFCWNHHRHFETYFGVPDSGRQLHTINPLLPDEHIQYIVENATDELLFVDPSLAEKLAGAYDADAFGSVEQFVVMADSVPEIDLDPVTDYESFIAEQEPEYDWPALPEDREAGMCYTSGTTGRPKGVEYSQRMLWSHTMATVTPQGLGIEDTDVVMPVVPMFHVNAWGMPFSTTAAGAKHVYPGPSPDPADIAHLIEEEGVTITAGVPTVWLGLLEYLEENDVDLSSLEEIVIGGSAAPEAVIRQFDELGVDVLHAWGMTEMSPIGSVARLKPGMDEWDAADRHAKRGKQGLMVPGLEFKIIDEDGKEVEWDGEEFGELWVRGPWVTTEYFERPEANEEDFEDGWLKTGDVVSVDADGYIQIVDRAKDVIKSGGEWISSVELENALMAHDDVAEATVVGVPHERWQERPVAFVVPGGDVDQDVLSDELLEMIAEDYPKWWVPDDVEYIDEVPKTATGKFSKKDLREEYADASLVEGEAPAEAAPEDE from the coding sequence ATGCCACGAGGCACTCCCCAGACCCTGCGCCCGTTCCGCTGGCGTGCGGAGCGGATGTACCCCGATACCGAGATCGTCTCGCGCACCGCCGACGGGATCGAACGGTACGATTATTCGGAATACGGTGATCGCGTTGCTCGCCTCGCAAACGCACTTGACACCGCCGGCATCGGCGACGAGGCTCGCGTCGGCACGTTCTGCTGGAACCACCACCGCCACTTCGAGACGTATTTCGGCGTTCCCGACTCGGGCCGCCAGCTCCACACCATCAACCCCCTTCTACCCGACGAGCACATCCAGTACATCGTCGAGAACGCGACCGACGAACTCCTGTTCGTCGACCCTTCGCTCGCCGAGAAGCTCGCCGGCGCGTACGACGCCGACGCGTTCGGCAGCGTCGAGCAGTTCGTCGTGATGGCCGACAGCGTACCGGAGATCGACCTCGATCCCGTCACGGATTACGAGTCGTTCATCGCGGAGCAGGAGCCCGAGTACGACTGGCCCGCACTCCCCGAGGACCGCGAGGCCGGGATGTGCTACACTTCCGGCACCACCGGGCGGCCGAAGGGCGTCGAGTACTCCCAACGGATGCTCTGGTCGCACACGATGGCGACGGTAACGCCACAGGGCCTCGGCATCGAGGACACGGACGTCGTGATGCCGGTCGTGCCGATGTTCCACGTCAACGCGTGGGGGATGCCCTTCTCGACGACGGCCGCTGGCGCGAAACACGTCTACCCTGGACCCTCGCCCGATCCGGCCGACATCGCGCACCTCATCGAGGAAGAGGGCGTCACCATCACCGCGGGCGTTCCGACTGTCTGGCTCGGGCTACTCGAATACCTCGAGGAGAACGACGTCGACCTCTCCTCCCTCGAAGAGATCGTCATCGGCGGGAGCGCCGCTCCAGAGGCGGTCATCCGGCAGTTCGACGAACTGGGCGTGGATGTCCTCCACGCATGGGGGATGACTGAGATGAGCCCGATCGGCTCGGTCGCGCGGCTCAAACCGGGGATGGACGAGTGGGACGCTGCCGATCGGCACGCGAAACGCGGCAAACAGGGGTTGATGGTGCCAGGCCTCGAGTTCAAGATCATCGACGAGGACGGCAAGGAGGTCGAGTGGGACGGCGAGGAGTTCGGCGAGCTCTGGGTCCGCGGCCCGTGGGTCACCACCGAGTACTTCGAGCGCCCCGAGGCCAACGAGGAGGACTTCGAGGACGGCTGGCTCAAGACCGGCGACGTGGTCTCGGTCGACGCCGATGGGTACATCCAGATCGTCGACCGCGCGAAGGACGTCATCAAGTCGGGCGGCGAGTGGATTTCGAGCGTCGAACTCGAAAACGCGCTGATGGCCCACGACGACGTCGCCGAAGCCACCGTCGTAGGTGTGCCCCACGAGCGCTGGCAGGAGCGCCCGGTCGCGTTCGTCGTGCCTGGCGGTGATGTCGATCAGGATGTCCTGTCCGACGAACTCCTCGAAATGATCGCCGAGGACTACCCGAAGTGGTGGGTTCCCGACGACGTCGAGTACATCGACGAGGTGCCCAAAACCGCCACCGGGAAGTTCTCGAAGAAGGACCTCCGCGAGGAGTACGCCGACGCCTCGCTGGTCGAGGGTGAGGCACCCGCCGAGGCCGCTCCCGAGGACGAGTAG
- a CDS encoding beta-CASP ribonuclease aCPSF1, with protein sequence MSTVDKQLDELQATIVDELPNDISVSDVTYEGPELVIYTRDPKKFARNGDLIRNLAGQLRKRITVRPVPDALTDPATAREKVLNVIPEKADVSDLDFHADTGEVVIEAAKPGMVIGRHGSTLREITQEVGWTPEVVRTPPIESSTVSNVRSFLKQEREERRDILERVGRQIHREEMADDEWVRISTLGCCREVGRASFILSTPETRILIDCGDKPGSDDAPYLQVPEANPLNSLDAVVLTHAHLDHSALIPLLFKYGYDGPIYTTEPTRDLMGLLQLDYLDVAAKEGRSPPYDSAMVREAVKHAIPIEYGDVTDIAPDVKLTLHNAGHILGSSVAHFHIGDGFYNVAFSGDIHYDDTRLFNGAVNDFPRVETLVMESTYGGRNDYQTDQADSEEKLIEVINETADRGGKVLIPAFAVGRSQEIMLVLEEAMRSGKIPEMPVHLDGMIWEATAIHTTYPEYLRDDLRDRIFHDDENPFLAPQFNHIDEGDDEREEVAAGDPAIILSTSGMVTGGPIMSWLDHLGADTDTTMVFVGYQAQGTLGRRIQNGWDEIPRNGRGRSNTLNLEFDVETVDGFSGHADRQGLENFVKTMNPRPEKVLCVHGDESSVQDLSSALYHNYNMRTFAPKNLETFRFK encoded by the coding sequence ATGAGTACGGTTGACAAGCAGCTCGACGAGCTACAGGCAACGATAGTCGACGAACTCCCGAACGACATCTCGGTGTCGGACGTGACCTACGAAGGGCCGGAGCTCGTGATCTACACGCGCGACCCGAAGAAGTTCGCGCGCAACGGCGACCTGATCCGGAATCTCGCTGGCCAACTTCGCAAGCGGATCACCGTGCGTCCGGTCCCCGACGCGCTCACCGATCCGGCGACCGCGCGCGAGAAAGTCCTGAACGTGATTCCCGAGAAGGCCGACGTCTCGGATCTCGACTTCCACGCCGACACCGGCGAGGTCGTGATCGAGGCCGCCAAACCGGGGATGGTGATCGGTCGCCACGGCTCCACACTCCGAGAAATCACCCAGGAAGTCGGCTGGACGCCCGAAGTCGTCAGGACGCCGCCGATCGAGTCCTCCACGGTGTCGAACGTCCGGAGCTTCCTCAAGCAGGAACGCGAGGAGCGCCGGGACATTCTGGAACGCGTCGGTCGGCAGATCCACCGCGAGGAGATGGCCGACGACGAGTGGGTCCGGATCTCCACCCTCGGCTGCTGTCGGGAGGTCGGCCGCGCGAGCTTCATCCTCTCGACGCCCGAGACGAGGATCCTGATCGACTGCGGCGACAAACCGGGTTCCGACGACGCACCGTACCTCCAGGTTCCCGAAGCGAACCCGCTGAACTCGCTCGACGCCGTCGTCCTGACCCACGCTCACCTCGATCACTCCGCACTGATCCCGCTCCTGTTCAAGTACGGCTACGACGGGCCGATCTACACCACCGAGCCGACCCGCGATCTGATGGGGCTCCTCCAGCTCGACTACCTCGACGTCGCGGCGAAGGAGGGCCGCAGCCCCCCCTACGACAGCGCGATGGTCCGGGAGGCGGTCAAACACGCCATCCCGATCGAGTACGGCGACGTCACCGATATCGCACCCGACGTAAAACTCACGCTCCACAACGCCGGCCACATTCTCGGCTCGTCGGTCGCGCACTTCCACATCGGCGACGGGTTCTACAACGTCGCGTTCTCGGGCGACATCCACTACGACGACACGCGCCTCTTCAACGGCGCGGTCAACGACTTCCCGCGGGTCGAGACGCTCGTAATGGAGTCCACATATGGAGGACGGAACGACTACCAGACCGATCAGGCCGACTCCGAGGAGAAGCTGATCGAGGTCATCAACGAGACCGCTGACCGCGGCGGGAAGGTCCTGATCCCGGCATTTGCGGTGGGTCGGTCCCAGGAGATCATGCTCGTCCTCGAAGAGGCGATGCGCTCGGGGAAGATCCCCGAAATGCCCGTCCACCTCGACGGGATGATCTGGGAGGCGACCGCGATCCACACCACCTATCCCGAGTACCTCCGGGACGATCTCCGAGATCGCATCTTCCACGACGACGAGAACCCCTTCCTCGCGCCGCAGTTCAACCACATCGACGAGGGCGACGACGAGCGCGAGGAGGTCGCCGCGGGCGACCCCGCGATCATCCTCTCGACCTCGGGGATGGTCACCGGCGGCCCGATCATGTCGTGGCTCGATCATCTCGGGGCCGACACCGACACCACGATGGTCTTCGTCGGCTACCAGGCCCAGGGCACCCTCGGCCGGCGGATTCAGAACGGCTGGGACGAGATCCCGCGCAACGGCCGCGGCCGCTCGAACACCCTCAATCTCGAGTTCGACGTCGAGACCGTCGACGGGTTCTCGGGCCACGCCGATCGCCAGGGCTTAGAGAACTTCGTGAAGACGATGAATCCCAGACCTGAAAAAGTGCTCTGCGTCCACGGCGACGAATCGAGCGTCCAGGATCTCTCCTCTGCGCTGTATCACAACTACAACATGCGGACGTTCGCGCCGAAGAACCTGGAGACGTTCCGATTCAAATGA
- a CDS encoding TRAP transporter permease — protein sequence MTSDPPPTDDSDVSTPDTATATPSTAPATADVLTDGGTADGTATTDSSPEQDADELVEELERRRSLRGPAAIAVLLIGVTFSAFQMWLAAHGFIFQLSLPLVGEVSLGSLQSLQVNSLHVTFALLLTFLLFPATQGDGALSRRLSRVVPALETRLGGTNPVTRGARGVRGGIRWLLLDPDRNRVTPIDVVLMIVAALTSLYMLTEFDEINSLRALGLDGGRTTTEVFGFLELPVQVISSLGIPLDEVSYAFVLGALGILLVLEATRRTLGAYLMGIVGMFIVYARYGFLIPRDAPLVGVLGQIQQTAWSDVIQNLWYNTANGVFGVPVRVSVQFIYIFILFGAFLEMSGAGRWFIDLAYSATGRRKGGPAKASILASGFMGTISGSSIANTVTTGAFTIPLMKRTGYRPEFAGGVEASASSGGQILPPVMGAAAFLIVEFIGVPFADVIVAATVPALVFFFGVWVMVHLEASRAGIGGVDASELVTLRSHLKRGWFYLLPIGLLLYYLIGARLTVARSAWFTLVAIAALIALVAAYNDRTRWPLLGTIAGLAAVEFVAYLVAGTTVVGALTGSGGTGMAPSAAAAAVVGELGWIVLAVSFFTLLARPHADAPLLDYDDQVDEATETATGALGRPQLADNRAVGYFSFVVRSMEAGARTATPVVIAVAAAGVIPGVISTTGLGPNLTTLILNVAGGSLVLLLVITAIASIILGMGMPTTVTYIILVSLLGSAIASFDIPLLAAHLFILYFGVIADITPPVAVAAYAASGVAKSDPFQTGIEAFSLSLNKVIVPFAFVLVPGIVLLRRIPGADPDADQVYRVIGFSDVLDLGYFVPEVLIPIVGVFLGVVALGATVIGFLYTDVSWFERALFALAALLLMAPGLLFNSVESLLGLVGMNVGFGTVVLDLALRAVGGVLFAALALANRRRSGSGAEPSEQTEPGASEA from the coding sequence ATGACCTCCGATCCACCGCCGACCGACGATTCCGACGTATCGACCCCCGACACGGCGACCGCCACGCCATCCACCGCTCCGGCGACCGCCGACGTACTGACTGATGGCGGCACCGCAGACGGCACGGCGACCACGGACTCCTCGCCGGAGCAGGACGCGGACGAACTCGTCGAGGAGCTCGAACGCCGGCGCTCGCTCCGCGGACCCGCCGCCATCGCCGTGCTCCTCATCGGGGTCACGTTCTCGGCGTTCCAGATGTGGCTCGCCGCGCACGGGTTCATCTTCCAGCTCTCGCTCCCGCTCGTCGGCGAGGTCAGCCTCGGCTCGCTCCAGTCGCTCCAGGTCAACAGCCTCCACGTCACGTTCGCCCTCCTGCTGACCTTCCTGCTCTTTCCGGCGACACAGGGCGACGGCGCGCTCTCACGACGGCTGTCGCGGGTCGTGCCCGCACTCGAAACCCGTCTCGGGGGGACGAACCCCGTGACGCGCGGCGCACGCGGCGTCCGCGGCGGCATTCGCTGGCTGCTACTCGACCCCGACCGCAACCGCGTGACGCCGATCGATGTCGTGTTGATGATCGTTGCAGCACTCACGTCGCTCTACATGCTCACCGAGTTCGACGAGATCAACAGCCTCCGTGCGCTCGGCCTCGACGGCGGGCGCACGACCACGGAGGTCTTCGGATTCCTCGAACTCCCCGTTCAAGTGATCTCTAGCCTCGGGATCCCGCTCGACGAAGTGTCCTATGCGTTCGTCCTCGGCGCGCTCGGCATTCTGCTCGTCCTCGAAGCCACCCGGCGAACGCTGGGTGCGTATCTCATGGGGATCGTCGGGATGTTCATCGTCTACGCCCGGTACGGCTTCCTGATCCCGCGCGACGCGCCGCTGGTCGGCGTGCTCGGCCAGATTCAACAGACCGCGTGGAGCGATGTCATTCAGAACCTTTGGTACAATACCGCGAACGGCGTCTTCGGCGTTCCGGTCCGCGTGAGCGTCCAGTTCATCTACATCTTCATCCTCTTCGGCGCGTTCCTCGAGATGAGCGGTGCGGGTCGGTGGTTCATCGACCTCGCCTACAGCGCGACCGGCCGGCGGAAGGGCGGTCCGGCGAAGGCGTCGATCCTCGCCTCCGGGTTCATGGGCACTATCTCGGGCTCCTCGATCGCGAACACCGTCACTACGGGGGCGTTCACCATCCCGCTGATGAAGCGGACGGGCTATCGCCCCGAGTTCGCCGGCGGCGTCGAGGCGTCTGCCTCCTCGGGCGGACAGATCCTCCCGCCAGTGATGGGTGCGGCGGCGTTCCTGATCGTGGAGTTCATCGGGGTTCCATTCGCCGACGTCATCGTGGCGGCGACCGTCCCTGCGCTCGTCTTCTTCTTCGGGGTCTGGGTGATGGTGCACCTCGAAGCCTCGCGAGCGGGGATCGGCGGCGTCGATGCCTCCGAACTCGTCACGCTCCGTTCGCATCTCAAGCGAGGGTGGTTCTACCTGCTTCCGATCGGGCTCTTGCTGTACTACTTGATCGGTGCACGGCTGACGGTCGCGCGCTCGGCGTGGTTCACGCTGGTCGCGATCGCCGCGCTGATCGCCCTCGTGGCGGCGTACAACGACCGGACCCGATGGCCGCTGCTCGGCACGATCGCCGGCCTCGCGGCCGTCGAGTTCGTCGCCTACCTCGTCGCCGGGACGACCGTGGTCGGTGCGCTCACCGGCTCGGGTGGGACCGGGATGGCCCCATCGGCAGCCGCCGCGGCCGTCGTAGGCGAACTCGGCTGGATCGTGCTCGCGGTGAGCTTCTTCACACTGCTCGCGCGTCCACACGCCGACGCACCGTTGCTCGACTACGACGATCAGGTCGACGAAGCGACGGAGACCGCAACCGGAGCTCTCGGCCGCCCGCAGCTCGCCGACAATCGGGCTGTCGGCTACTTCTCGTTCGTCGTGCGGTCGATGGAGGCAGGTGCACGCACCGCGACCCCGGTCGTGATCGCGGTCGCCGCCGCCGGCGTCATTCCCGGCGTGATTAGTACTACAGGACTCGGGCCGAACCTCACCACGCTAATCCTCAACGTCGCAGGCGGTTCGCTCGTCCTCCTGCTCGTGATCACTGCGATCGCCTCGATCATCCTCGGAATGGGAATGCCGACTACCGTGACGTACATCATTCTCGTCTCGCTGCTCGGAAGCGCGATCGCTTCGTTCGATATCCCGCTGCTGGCCGCCCACCTGTTCATCCTCTACTTCGGCGTGATCGCCGACATCACGCCGCCGGTGGCGGTCGCGGCGTACGCGGCCTCCGGAGTCGCGAAGTCCGACCCGTTCCAGACCGGTATCGAGGCGTTCTCGCTCTCGCTCAACAAGGTCATCGTGCCGTTCGCGTTCGTCTTGGTGCCGGGGATCGTGCTGCTCCGACGGATCCCGGGTGCAGATCCGGACGCCGATCAGGTATACCGAGTCATCGGCTTCAGCGACGTGCTCGATCTCGGGTACTTCGTTCCCGAGGTCCTCATTCCGATCGTGGGGGTGTTCCTCGGGGTTGTCGCGCTCGGGGCGACGGTCATTGGCTTCCTCTACACCGACGTGTCCTGGTTCGAGCGTGCGCTGTTTGCGCTCGCCGCGCTTCTCCTGATGGCCCCCGGACTGCTGTTCAACAGCGTCGAAAGCCTGCTCGGGCTGGTCGGGATGAACGTCGGGTTCGGGACGGTCGTGCTCGACCTCGCGCTGCGCGCCGTCGGTGGGGTGCTGTTCGCCGCGCTCGCGCTCGCCAACCGTCGTCGATCGGGGTCGGGTGCCGAGCCGTCAGAACAGACGGAGCCAGGCGCGTCGGAGGCCTGA
- a CDS encoding O-methyltransferase — protein sequence MSELVADDITDFACAVGPQPDEVLTEMDEYGEEIGFPTVGPAVGGWLATLARLVDAERVFEFGSGFGYSAYWFARALPPTGEVVLTEIDADELDRAREYFDRGDLTDRASFEHGDAIDFARDYEGPFDVVLIDNEKDRYEEAFDAIREKVAPGGVVIADNAMTSTSVDFETVLELVEGETVADANESTRGVAAYLARVRADPDFETAAIPLGEGITVSHRTE from the coding sequence ATGTCCGAACTCGTTGCCGACGACATCACCGACTTTGCATGCGCGGTCGGTCCTCAGCCCGACGAAGTTCTGACCGAGATGGACGAATACGGCGAGGAGATCGGCTTTCCGACTGTCGGCCCCGCGGTCGGCGGCTGGCTCGCCACGCTCGCGCGCCTCGTCGATGCGGAACGCGTCTTCGAGTTCGGCTCCGGGTTCGGCTATTCTGCGTACTGGTTCGCCCGGGCGCTTCCGCCAACGGGTGAAGTCGTCCTCACGGAGATCGACGCCGACGAACTCGATCGGGCGCGCGAGTACTTCGATCGCGGCGACCTCACGGACCGGGCGTCCTTCGAACACGGCGACGCGATCGATTTCGCGCGGGACTACGAGGGGCCGTTCGATGTCGTCTTGATCGACAACGAGAAAGATCGGTACGAAGAGGCGTTCGACGCCATCCGCGAAAAGGTCGCGCCGGGCGGCGTCGTGATCGCCGACAACGCGATGACGAGCACCTCCGTCGACTTCGAGACAGTGCTCGAACTCGTCGAGGGCGAGACGGTCGCGGACGCGAACGAATCGACCCGTGGCGTCGCGGCGTATCTCGCACGGGTCCGCGCCGATCCCGACTTCGAGACCGCCGCGATCCCGCTCGGCGAGGGGATCACCGTGAGTCACCGCACCGAGTGA
- a CDS encoding ABC transporter ATP-binding protein — translation MSSDRALDAEYIEQRRESIEHPLLRLFVEFGQGSRRWFAIGVLSSTLARFLSLIPPVLLGVAIDSLFENTKAFTLPYVPTAWLPETTAAQFWFAVVVMAVAMVGAAVLNFVRQSTLNLFSHRVKHEVRTASYQRMQRLDMEFFNEMQTGELMSILSNDTNRLEQFLDSMMGEAIQLGVLILGTAAILTAINPQLAAVTLAVIPVAGAFTYWFMRVAEERYADVRSSVGDLNSRLENNLGGIEVIKSSNTEGYEDERVREHSYNYFRLDWLALRLNFVYRPGLEALISISFVLTFVVGGLWVITGTAPGPLTGTLSTGDLVIFLLLTQRLVEPLSQMGTIVDRYEDAKASTKRILGLMSIPVSIENAPDATALDTVAGRVEYDDVSFGYGEERVLHDIDFTAEPGDTVGLVGPTGAGKTTVLKLLLRLYDVDEGAIRVDGHDVRDLTLESLRGAIGYVGQENFLFDGTVRENIRYGKFDADDAAVIEAAKRAEAHEFIANLPEGYDTDIGERGVKLSGGQRQRVAIARTILQDPAILIFDEATSAVDTETELLIQRSIDDLAADRTTFAIAHRLSTVRDADRVLVLDDGRIAERGTHEELIGEDGLYANLWRVQAGEIGDLPEEFVARASERVAQQTPDSAGTD, via the coding sequence GTGAGTTCGGATCGCGCCCTCGACGCCGAGTACATCGAGCAGCGACGCGAATCGATCGAGCACCCGCTGCTCCGACTGTTCGTCGAGTTCGGACAGGGGAGCCGCCGGTGGTTCGCCATTGGAGTGCTGTCGAGCACCCTCGCACGCTTTCTCTCGCTGATCCCACCAGTGCTACTCGGGGTCGCGATCGATTCGCTCTTCGAGAACACCAAAGCGTTCACGCTGCCGTACGTTCCGACGGCGTGGCTGCCCGAAACCACGGCGGCGCAGTTCTGGTTCGCAGTCGTCGTGATGGCGGTCGCGATGGTCGGGGCCGCCGTACTGAACTTCGTCCGCCAGTCCACGCTCAACCTCTTCTCCCACCGAGTCAAACACGAGGTCCGGACCGCGAGCTACCAGCGGATGCAGCGCCTCGACATGGAGTTTTTCAACGAGATGCAGACCGGCGAGCTCATGAGCATTCTCTCGAACGACACCAATCGATTGGAGCAGTTCCTCGATTCGATGATGGGCGAGGCGATCCAGCTCGGGGTGCTCATTCTGGGAACGGCCGCGATCCTGACCGCGATCAACCCCCAGCTCGCGGCGGTCACGCTCGCCGTGATCCCGGTGGCCGGGGCGTTCACCTACTGGTTCATGCGGGTCGCGGAGGAACGCTACGCCGACGTCCGCTCGTCGGTCGGCGACCTCAATAGCCGCCTCGAAAACAACCTCGGCGGGATCGAAGTCATCAAATCCTCGAACACCGAGGGTTACGAGGACGAGCGCGTGCGCGAGCATTCGTACAACTACTTCCGGCTCGACTGGCTCGCGCTCCGGCTCAACTTCGTCTACCGGCCCGGACTGGAGGCGCTGATCTCGATCTCGTTCGTTCTCACCTTCGTCGTCGGCGGTCTCTGGGTCATCACCGGTACGGCTCCCGGTCCTCTCACAGGGACCCTCTCTACGGGCGATCTCGTCATCTTTCTCCTCCTGACCCAGCGCCTCGTCGAACCCCTCTCACAGATGGGGACCATCGTCGACCGCTACGAGGACGCCAAAGCCTCCACCAAGCGTATCCTCGGACTGATGTCCATTCCCGTTTCGATCGAGAACGCACCCGACGCGACTGCGCTCGATACCGTCGCGGGACGGGTGGAGTACGACGATGTCTCCTTCGGCTACGGCGAGGAGCGCGTCCTCCACGACATCGATTTCACCGCCGAGCCTGGCGACACCGTCGGCCTCGTCGGTCCGACCGGCGCGGGCAAGACAACGGTTCTCAAACTACTCCTCCGGCTGTACGACGTTGACGAGGGCGCGATTCGCGTCGACGGCCACGACGTCCGGGACCTCACGCTCGAAAGCCTCCGCGGAGCGATCGGCTACGTCGGCCAGGAGAACTTCCTGTTCGACGGCACAGTGCGGGAGAACATTCGGTATGGGAAGTTCGACGCCGACGACGCGGCGGTGATCGAGGCCGCAAAGCGCGCTGAGGCCCACGAGTTCATCGCCAATCTCCCCGAGGGGTACGACACCGACATCGGCGAGCGCGGCGTCAAACTCTCCGGCGGCCAGCGCCAGCGCGTCGCGATCGCGCGGACCATCCTCCAGGATCCCGCCATCCTGATCTTCGACGAGGCGACCTCGGCGGTCGACACCGAGACCGAACTCCTGATCCAGCGCTCGATCGACGACCTCGCCGCCGACCGGACGACGTTCGCCATCGCCCACCGGCTCTCGACGGTGCGCGACGCCGATCGGGTCCTCGTTCTCGACGACGGCCGAATCGCCGAGCGCGGCACCCACGAGGAGCTCATCGGGGAAGACGGGCTGTACGCCAACCTCTGGCGGGTCCAAGCCGGCGAGATCGGCGACCTCCCTGAGGAGTTCGTCGCGCGCGCAAGCGAGCGGGTCGCCCAGCAGACCCCCGACAGTGCAGGAACCGACTGA
- a CDS encoding DUF1850 domain-containing protein, with amino-acid sequence MTRRRRLQRGVRALVVLLALIVVITAVAAATPAGSALVVEDASSGEQLLATPVDEGTTVALNYTHSVEKTPVHDIYTVHNGSLEMTRMEFQSYGWGLPARENVTRENGWFVFDPPGDYEELYVEPGRVAGHRLRVGDRTYDLVALSNAEGVRLHVTERSVLRTALDRIN; translated from the coding sequence ATGACACGACGGCGACGGCTCCAGCGTGGCGTCCGCGCTCTCGTCGTGTTGCTGGCGCTTATCGTCGTGATCACTGCCGTCGCCGCGGCGACGCCTGCCGGCAGCGCGCTCGTCGTCGAGGACGCGAGCAGCGGTGAACAACTGCTCGCCACCCCGGTCGACGAGGGAACGACGGTCGCGCTCAACTACACACACAGCGTCGAGAAGACGCCGGTTCACGACATCTACACCGTTCACAACGGCAGCCTCGAAATGACGAGAATGGAGTTCCAGTCGTACGGTTGGGGACTGCCCGCCCGCGAGAACGTGACACGCGAGAACGGCTGGTTCGTCTTCGACCCACCGGGCGACTACGAGGAGCTGTACGTCGAACCGGGGCGGGTCGCGGGCCACCGACTTCGGGTCGGCGACCGGACGTACGATCTCGTAGCGCTCTCGAACGCGGAGGGCGTTCGCCTTCACGTCACCGAACGCTCCGTTCTGCGGACTGCACTCGATAGAATCAACTGA